In Sphingobacterium zeae, one genomic interval encodes:
- a CDS encoding SusC/RagA family TonB-linked outer membrane protein → MNKQLSRPFWALSMLLGVSASAFAQQATLKGRVMDQKGSSLVGATLRFEDIQKSLSTNANGDFSLDRLQTGKLRLRVSMVGYESLDTLIQISDGQNPLNLYLKSNTSALEEVVVIGYGTQKKSDLTGSISTVSSKDFQKGQISSPEQLIMGKVPGVQITTSGGQPGAGSTIRIRSGASLNASNDPLIVVDGIPLAGGSVSGVANPLSLINPNDIETFTILKDANATAIYGSRASNGVILITTKKGSRSGTQINFSTQNSLATVANKVKLLNADQIRDYVNTNGSDAMKKLLGTANTDWQDVIYGNAFTTDNNVNIASRAGNMPYRISAGYMNQDGVLKNDNLKRTTAALALTPKFLDNHLSLDVNVRGTWSKSKFATQDAIGSAIQFDPTQPVYVDDKDSFGGYYEWVQGGKPNPNAPRNPLALLDLRKDNGDVFRSIGNAKVDYSFHFLPELHANLNVGYDLARSKGNTFTPAIAARNFNEGGERTQYKTDINNKTLEFYLKYDKELPTIKSTIDATLGYGYYKNSSKVYNFNRTNAEGDKILNEPTRPFDKPENLLISYYGRLIYTYDNRYVLSGTLRTDGSSRFSPDNRWGYFPSVGFTWRAKNEGFLKEIAAVSELKLRLSYGKTGQQDGIANYSYLPNYTISGNESMYRFGNEYYYLNSPVAYDQDIRWESTTTYNAGVDFGFANNLFYGSIDYYSKKTKDLLSTIPVPVGSNFSNFLLTNVGNMENQGLEFNLHYVPVKTENSSLDLGFNVTYNRSKVTNLTQSDDPNFIVETGSIRGGTGGNIQAHKVNFMPNSFNVFQQVYDEQGHPVEGVYVDRNGDGVISDNDRYLYKSPLPKYLLGFTAAYSYKKWSASTVLRASLDNYVYDNVSSNLGSGANINDQAVLVINNAPVDFLNTNFLLKQLRSDYYIKNASFLKMDNVNLSYNLGKFIRNSKASMSISATVQNVFTITKYKGVDPEISNGIDDRFYPRPRTYVLGVNVSF, encoded by the coding sequence ATGAACAAACAGCTATCACGTCCATTTTGGGCTCTGAGCATGCTACTCGGCGTAAGTGCTTCGGCATTTGCCCAACAGGCAACGCTAAAGGGGCGAGTAATGGACCAGAAGGGGAGTTCCTTGGTCGGTGCTACACTGCGCTTCGAGGATATTCAAAAATCACTGTCTACCAATGCGAATGGGGATTTTAGCTTGGATAGACTACAAACGGGGAAATTACGCCTGCGAGTCAGCATGGTCGGATACGAGAGCCTGGACACCTTAATCCAAATCAGCGATGGGCAGAATCCGTTAAACCTCTACCTTAAATCCAATACCAGCGCACTGGAAGAAGTTGTTGTGATCGGTTATGGTACACAAAAGAAAAGTGACCTGACGGGGTCAATCAGCACGGTGAGTTCTAAGGATTTTCAAAAAGGACAGATCTCCTCTCCCGAGCAACTCATTATGGGGAAAGTTCCGGGCGTACAGATTACAACAAGTGGGGGGCAGCCAGGCGCAGGAAGTACAATCCGGATCCGTTCCGGCGCTTCACTGAATGCCAGTAACGATCCATTGATCGTCGTGGATGGGATTCCTTTGGCTGGTGGCTCGGTATCTGGGGTAGCGAATCCATTAAGTTTGATTAACCCAAATGATATCGAGACATTTACCATCTTGAAAGATGCCAATGCAACGGCAATTTATGGATCGCGTGCATCGAATGGTGTCATCTTAATCACCACCAAAAAAGGCAGCCGCTCAGGAACACAGATCAACTTCTCTACACAGAACTCCTTGGCGACTGTGGCCAATAAAGTAAAACTGCTTAACGCGGATCAAATCCGCGATTATGTCAATACCAATGGCAGTGATGCCATGAAAAAATTGTTGGGAACAGCAAATACCGATTGGCAGGATGTGATTTATGGCAATGCCTTTACTACGGACAATAATGTTAACATTGCTTCCAGAGCTGGTAATATGCCTTACCGTATTTCTGCTGGTTATATGAATCAGGACGGTGTGCTGAAAAATGATAACTTAAAACGGACCACCGCGGCATTGGCCTTGACACCGAAATTTCTGGACAATCACCTTTCGCTGGATGTGAATGTACGTGGTACCTGGTCGAAATCGAAATTTGCTACGCAAGATGCGATCGGGTCAGCGATTCAGTTCGATCCCACCCAACCTGTTTATGTCGATGATAAGGATAGTTTTGGCGGATATTATGAGTGGGTTCAGGGCGGGAAACCCAATCCAAATGCACCTCGAAATCCTTTGGCCTTATTGGATCTGCGCAAAGATAATGGCGATGTTTTCAGAAGCATTGGAAATGCAAAAGTGGATTATAGTTTTCATTTCCTTCCCGAGTTACACGCCAACTTAAACGTCGGCTACGATCTGGCGCGTTCAAAAGGGAATACATTTACGCCGGCTATTGCTGCACGTAATTTCAATGAAGGTGGTGAAAGGACGCAATATAAAACCGATATCAACAATAAAACACTCGAGTTTTATCTAAAGTATGATAAAGAATTACCTACAATCAAAAGTACGATAGACGCGACACTTGGGTATGGTTACTATAAAAATAGTAGTAAAGTATACAATTTTAACCGTACAAATGCCGAAGGTGATAAGATCTTAAATGAACCAACGCGGCCTTTTGATAAACCCGAAAACCTGTTGATCTCCTATTACGGACGTCTGATCTATACCTACGACAACCGTTATGTCCTTTCTGGAACCTTGCGGACAGATGGTTCTTCCCGTTTTAGCCCGGACAACCGCTGGGGATATTTCCCTTCTGTCGGTTTTACCTGGCGCGCGAAAAATGAAGGCTTTTTAAAAGAAATAGCTGCGGTTTCGGAGTTGAAACTTCGTTTAAGTTATGGAAAGACAGGTCAGCAAGACGGTATTGCCAACTATTCTTATTTGCCTAATTACACCATCAGTGGTAATGAATCCATGTATCGATTTGGTAATGAGTATTATTACCTGAATTCGCCGGTCGCCTACGATCAAGATATCCGCTGGGAGAGTACAACGACCTACAATGCTGGAGTTGATTTTGGTTTCGCTAACAATCTATTCTATGGTAGCATAGACTACTATTCGAAAAAGACCAAGGACCTGCTCAGTACCATTCCAGTTCCTGTAGGATCAAACTTTAGCAACTTTTTGTTGACGAATGTCGGTAATATGGAGAATCAGGGTCTGGAGTTTAACCTGCATTACGTTCCGGTAAAAACAGAAAATTCGTCGTTGGATCTTGGTTTCAATGTGACTTATAATAGAAGCAAAGTGACCAACCTGACGCAGAGCGATGATCCAAACTTTATCGTGGAGACCGGTAGTATTCGTGGTGGAACAGGGGGGAATATCCAGGCACATAAGGTGAATTTCATGCCCAATAGTTTCAATGTGTTCCAGCAGGTATATGATGAACAGGGGCATCCTGTCGAAGGGGTCTATGTTGACCGCAATGGCGACGGCGTGATCAGCGATAACGACCGTTACCTATACAAATCACCTTTACCGAAATACCTTTTGGGTTTTACGGCGGCATACAGTTACAAAAAATGGTCGGCAAGCACCGTATTGCGCGCAAGTTTGGATAATTATGTGTACGACAATGTTTCATCCAACCTAGGCAGTGGCGCGAACATCAACGATCAGGCGGTTTTGGTGATCAACAATGCTCCGGTGGATTTTTTGAATACCAATTTTCTACTCAAGCAGTTACGAAGTGATTATTACATCAAAAATGCGTCATTCTTGAAAATGGATAATGTCAATCTGAGTTATAACCTCGGAAAATTTATTCGGAACAGCAAAGCTTCGATGTCTATTTCTGCCACTGTACAAAATGTATTTACCATCACCAAGTACAAAGGAGTTGATCCAGAAATATCCAATGGTATAGACGACCGTTTCTATCCAAGACCAAGAACTTATGTATTGGGTGTAAATGTGAGTTTTTAA
- a CDS encoding alpha-amylase family glycosyl hydrolase: protein MGKHISRLIGYLWVIVLLSSCANKKDIVDVEQPPVIEQQGTGLVNLSAPFIFWDKEITLQFDLSKGNAALKGSTADLYLHAGLIPVHGGSWQHVATDWSKNDNAYKLKFVSAGLYTFTFTPSTFFNLSNALEFGQLALLVRNGDGSLVQRNKNNSDLFLPFVASNMQAIRFVSPTLQPTDPMTTEQMYTVGDNLKLKLQATQSGKISVWDNGILLAESSAALSLEKSVSLQSNGLHELEARLEADGKVYSSKVELFVESKATIAALPIGINPNGTTINREKGEVSFALTAPLKKSVYLLGGFNNYKALPAYAMSQTPDGKTWWVTVSNLDFSKKQTYQFLVDGQLAIADPYAELILDPQNDAALGLTAAAVPAYPAAAHGIVGVLDLSTKAYTWKTTAFNRPAQGDLVIYELLVRDFVKQHQYTTLKDSLSYLKRLGVNAVELMPVQESEGNSTWGYNPSFHRALDKYYGLKNDLKAYVDACHENGIAVILDVVFNHAFGQSPLVQLYMEQGNVAGNNPWFNTVAKHPFNVGFDFNHESSYTQTFVKDVLTYWMQEYKIDGFRFDLSKGFTQKNSGTSESDLSAWNAYDASRVAILKQYQQHIRSIDPSCYIILEHLGGDQEEMELAQSGMLLWNNMNHVFNEAAMGWNANNGSDLGRLFASNHGMVQPSFVSYMESHDEQRLLFKCLNYGNSSGNYNIKNLGTALKRLEQAAVFLLTSPGPKMIWQFGEYGYDVSIDENGRTGEKPLLWSYLQQDDRKKLFETYAKLTRFKTKNSIFQNGTIVTSAMKDAVKYFVLEKDGQQVGVLGNFGVESVEFTLPQALQGQWVDNFTGKELNWLSQSKLSLLPGQYQLISKTKLNK, encoded by the coding sequence ATGGGGAAGCATATCTCTCGTTTAATAGGGTATCTCTGGGTGATTGTCCTATTATCATCATGTGCAAATAAGAAAGATATCGTGGATGTCGAGCAACCACCTGTTATTGAACAGCAGGGGACTGGTTTGGTGAATCTTTCTGCTCCATTTATCTTTTGGGATAAGGAAATCACCTTGCAATTTGATCTTTCGAAAGGAAATGCAGCGTTAAAAGGTAGCACCGCCGACCTGTATCTACACGCGGGGTTGATTCCTGTCCATGGGGGGAGCTGGCAGCATGTAGCGACAGACTGGTCAAAGAATGACAACGCTTATAAACTTAAATTTGTTTCTGCTGGTTTATATACATTTACATTTACGCCTTCCACATTCTTTAATCTGTCAAATGCTTTGGAATTTGGTCAGTTGGCACTTTTAGTGCGTAATGGTGATGGATCGCTCGTCCAACGAAATAAAAATAATTCAGATTTATTTCTGCCTTTCGTGGCGAGTAACATGCAAGCAATTCGTTTTGTGTCGCCTACGCTGCAACCCACAGATCCAATGACCACTGAGCAGATGTACACCGTTGGCGATAACCTGAAGCTAAAATTACAGGCAACGCAGTCCGGAAAAATCAGTGTCTGGGACAATGGTATATTGCTGGCTGAATCTTCTGCTGCACTGTCTTTAGAAAAATCTGTTAGTCTACAAAGCAACGGCCTTCATGAGCTCGAAGCCCGCTTGGAAGCTGATGGCAAGGTATATTCCAGTAAAGTGGAGCTATTTGTAGAATCAAAAGCTACCATTGCTGCCCTCCCGATAGGTATCAATCCAAACGGAACAACCATAAACAGGGAAAAAGGGGAGGTCAGTTTTGCGCTCACAGCACCACTGAAAAAAAGTGTATATCTGTTAGGTGGGTTTAACAACTATAAAGCATTACCAGCCTATGCGATGAGCCAGACTCCAGATGGCAAAACCTGGTGGGTAACGGTATCGAATCTGGATTTCTCCAAAAAACAGACTTATCAGTTTTTGGTGGATGGCCAATTGGCTATCGCTGATCCCTATGCTGAACTGATTCTTGATCCGCAGAATGATGCTGCACTTGGGCTTACAGCAGCGGCTGTACCCGCTTATCCCGCAGCTGCGCATGGTATTGTCGGCGTATTGGATCTTTCCACAAAGGCTTATACCTGGAAAACAACTGCTTTTAATAGACCTGCTCAAGGTGATTTGGTGATCTATGAACTGTTGGTCCGCGATTTTGTCAAACAGCATCAATATACTACACTCAAGGATTCTTTGTCTTATTTAAAAAGGCTGGGTGTAAATGCCGTTGAGCTAATGCCTGTACAGGAATCGGAAGGGAATTCGACTTGGGGATACAATCCTTCATTCCACCGGGCATTGGATAAATACTACGGCTTGAAAAATGACCTGAAAGCCTATGTCGATGCCTGTCACGAAAATGGTATTGCCGTGATTTTGGACGTTGTTTTTAATCACGCATTTGGTCAGTCGCCGCTTGTACAGCTTTATATGGAGCAGGGCAACGTCGCTGGCAATAATCCTTGGTTCAATACGGTTGCCAAGCATCCGTTTAATGTTGGATTCGACTTTAACCACGAAAGTAGTTATACGCAGACTTTCGTTAAAGATGTCTTGACCTATTGGATGCAAGAATACAAGATCGATGGCTTCCGCTTTGACTTGTCTAAAGGTTTTACCCAGAAAAATTCAGGCACTTCAGAAAGTGATTTAAGCGCTTGGAATGCCTATGATGCTTCCCGTGTGGCGATCTTAAAGCAATACCAGCAGCATATTCGGAGTATAGATCCTTCTTGTTATATCATTCTCGAGCATCTTGGCGGTGATCAGGAAGAAATGGAGCTGGCGCAATCGGGTATGTTGCTCTGGAATAATATGAATCATGTCTTCAACGAAGCGGCGATGGGATGGAATGCCAATAATGGCTCGGATCTCGGTCGTTTGTTTGCCTCAAATCATGGGATGGTGCAACCTTCTTTTGTGTCCTATATGGAAAGTCACGACGAACAGAGACTCTTGTTCAAGTGCCTCAATTATGGAAATTCATCCGGTAACTATAATATCAAGAATCTCGGTACAGCATTAAAACGCTTGGAACAAGCGGCGGTATTTTTATTGACTTCGCCTGGACCTAAGATGATCTGGCAGTTTGGTGAATATGGCTATGATGTGTCTATCGATGAAAATGGACGGACAGGTGAAAAACCATTATTATGGAGTTATCTGCAGCAAGATGATCGCAAAAAACTTTTTGAGACCTATGCGAAACTCACCCGTTTCAAAACCAAAAATAGCATTTTCCAAAACGGGACGATTGTTACATCGGCTATGAAAGATGCCGTTAAATATTTCGTGCTGGAAAAGGATGGACAACAAGTAGGGGTACTTGGCAATTTTGGAGTAGAAAGTGTGGAATTTACATTGCCACAAGCACTGCAGGGACAGTGGGTGGACAATTTTACGGGAAAAGAGCTCAACTGGCTCAGTCAGTCAAAATTGAGCCTTTTGCCTGGACAATACCAATTGATAAGCAAAACAAAACTAAATAAATAA